The Daucus carota subsp. sativus chromosome 2, DH1 v3.0, whole genome shotgun sequence genome includes a window with the following:
- the LOC135150160 gene encoding uncharacterized mitochondrial protein AtMg00810-like produces the protein MIFVQVYVDDIIFGSTNENLCKKFAKLMQNNYEMSMMGELSFFLGLQVSPKDDGIFICQSKYVKALLEDSSPAKTPMATPTKLDQDKSGKKVDISSFIGMIGSLLYLTASRPNIMFATYLCERFQNDPKESHLIAVERIFRYLKGTPIFGIWYPKNTGFDLTGYTDSDYAGCRIDRKSTSGSYQFLGRRLVS, from the coding sequence atgatatttgttcaagtatatgttgatgatattatatttggttctactaacgaaaACTTGTGCAAGaaatttgctaagttgatgcagaataactacgagatgagtatgatgggtgaactgtcattctttcttggtcttcaagtaagtccGAAAGATGATGGgatcttcatttgccaatcaaaataTGTCAAAGCTcttctagaagactcttcaccggcaaagacacccatggccactcccactaagcttgaccaggacaaatctggtaagaaagttgatatttcaagctttataggtatgattggctcattactctatctcactgctagtagacctaaTATAATGTTTGCAACATATTTATGTGAAAGGTTCCAAaatgatcctaaagagtcacatcttatagctgttgaaagaatttttagatatcttaagggtacacctatTTTTGGTatctggtaccctaagaatactggttttgacctaacaggctatacagattctgattatgcaggatgcaggatagacaggaaaagcactTCTGGAAGCTATCAGTTTCTAGGACGACGGTTGGTTTCCTAG